The Bacillaceae bacterium IKA-2 DNA window TTTCCAGATAAAATCAGATACATCGCGCCAACCCATAGGGCAATCATCGCTGTTGACTGGTTTGCCCAAGAAAAGTAACGCCATAGAATTGTAAAGTCCATTTTTGTTAAAGAAAATGATATGACGAATAATGGTAGAGCAATCCATAAACGATTCATTATTTTTCTTTGACCAACACTGAAATAATCAGCAATAATCATTCGCGCACTTCTAAATGCAGTATCACCAGATGTGATTGGTAACACGATAACACCTAACACAGCAAGCGTTCCACCAACTGCGCCAAGTAAAGTTATCGAAATTTCACTTACTGCTGCCGCAGGACCAGATGCAGCAATTAGCGCGCTTAAATCTGTTCCAAAAAAAAGACTCATGCCCGCTGCAGCCCAAATCATTGCGATTACAGCTTCTGTAATCATCATTCCGTAGAAAATTTTCCGGCCTTGTTTTTCATTTTGTGTTGTTCTTGAAATGATTGGAGATTGTGTTGCATGGAAACCTGATAAGGCTCCACAAGAGATCGTTAAGAACAATAATGGAAAAATCGGAATATTATCAGGGTGTAAATTCGTAAACGTCAACTCTGGAATTGGTGCTCCCTTGATAATTAATGAAAAACCAATACCAACAGCACTAATGACTAGTAACGCTCCAAAATAAGGATAGATACGTCCGATTATTTTGTCAATCGGCAAAATTGTTGCAATCATATAGTATACGAAAATAATAAAGAGAATTAAAATAAAGAAATCTCCAGCAAAAAAGTTGTTTAATAATCCCGCTGGCGCCGTAACAAACACCGTTCCAACTAAAAGTAATAATAATACGGCAAACCCATTAACAACATGTTTCATAATCTTACCTAAGAACTTTCCTGCAAGCTCTGGTAAGTGAGCACCCCGGTTACGGATTGAGATCATACCTGTTAAATAGTCGTGAACTGCTCCGGCAAAAATTGCCCCAGCCACAATCCAGATAAATGCAACCGGACCATATAATGCTCCCATAATCGGTCCAAAAATTGGACCAACACCCGCAATATTTAAAAGTTGGATCAACGAGTTTCGCTTTGTTCCCATTGGTACGTAGTCGATACCGTCTTGCATAGAATATGCTGGTGTGCTTCGTGCTTCCTTAACTCCAAAAGTCTTTTCGATAAATTTCCCATAAGTAAAATAACCAATAATTAAAAGTGCAATCGAACCTATAAATGTGATCATTTAATCCCCCTCTTCCTTAATTTGATATCCTTACTATACTAAGAAATCATATAAATAAGCTATAACTAAGTCTAACGTGTAATATATGGGGATTAAGCGGTTACATAATGAACTTAAAAGGGAATTTCTATTTATAAGTAAATCTTAAAAGCTAACAAACTGTAAGTTATCGTCATTATAGGAGTTACTTAAAAAGATTAAGATTAACATTTTTAGGTAACCACTTATAGTTCGAGCTTTTTTCTGAGCGCTTTCACGTAATTGCGACTGACAGGAACCTTTTCTTTTACTCCATCGATTTTTAACACAAACGCTCCGTTAAACCATGGAATAAGTTCAACTATTGCATTTAAATTTACTAAATAACTTTTATGAGTTCGAAAAAACGGAAAATCCTTTAATTTTTGCTCTAACTCTTTTAATGGAAGCTTACATATATATTTTCCATTCTTAGCTCGAATGATAGTTTCCCGATCTTCACGATATAAGTAATGGATATCAGTTGGGAGAATATAAACGATCTTTCCGTCTTCTTCCACCCCCAACTTTCCAAACTTCATGTATCCATCCTCTTTGGAAAGATCGTTATTAGTTAAAGCTGAATAGATTCTCTCCAACGTTTCCTTTAGTTGATCTTCATCAAAAGGTTTTAATAAATAATCGATCGCGTTGAGCCGAAATGCTTTAGCCGCATAATCTGGATATGCAGTAGCAAATACAACTAACGGCCTTTTTCTCATCTTTTGAATGATTTGTATTAATTCAATTCCTGTCATTTGGGGCATATTTATATCTACAAAGATAACATCAGGCTCATGAGCAATTATCATTTCAAGTCCTTTCTCACCAGAGTCAGCCTCAGCGACAATTTCGATTCGTTCTTCACTTGACAATAAATGTCTTAGTTCTGCTCTACTATATGGCTCATCCTCAATAAGAATAACACTAATTTTTTTCATGCTCTTCAATTGCTCCTTCCGCCTTTGTTGGAATGAAAAATGAAATTGTCGTACCTTTACCTTCTCTTGTTTTAATAGTGAGCTCCGCCTCTTCACCAACAAGCATTTGTAAACGACGGTTTACATTATAAATACCAATTCCTGTCCCAGTGTCTGACTCTATTTGATTTTGCTTCAATAATCGAAATTTTTCTTCCCCAATTCCTACACCATTATCTTCTATACTAACGATCATTCCTCTATCATCCTTTTTTATCAGGATAGTAATTTCACCATTTTCATTTAACGACATTATTCCGTGTTTTACTGCATTCTCAACTAAAGGTTGTAGCGTCAGCGTTGGAACTTTTATCATTAACGCTTCAGGACAGACGTCATATCGGACCGAAAGCTTATTAGCAAATCTAGCTTGTTCAATTTCTAAATAGGATTTCACATGATTCAATTCGATTTCAAGTGTATTCCACAAGCGATTAACCCCATATAAATTTTGTCTGAAATAATTCGATAAAGACAATAATAATCTCCTTGCTTTATTAGGGTCTATACGAGTTAATGAGACAATTGTATTAATAGCATTAAACAAAAAGTGTGGGTTTACTTGTGCTTGAAGTGCCTTGATTTCAGATTGCTGGGCTAGTTGCTGATGACGATCCACTTCGGCAAGCTCCAATTGGTGACTTAACAAAGATGACAACCCTTTAATCAGTTCTATAACCATAGGAGATAATTCTTTTTCTGATTGAAAATAAAATTTCAACGTACCGATCGTTTCTTCATCTCGCTTTAACGGTGCGATAATCGCTGCTTTAATCCGTTTATCGTATCCTGTCTTCTGTAATTCTTCATTTTTTGTAATTAAAAGTTCTCCTGTATTAAGTACCTGTTTTGTTGCATTTGTTTTTATTTCTTTACTTATGACGTGTTGCTCAGTTGCTAGACCTTCATACGCTAAAATTTCTTTTCGATTCGTTATGGAAACTGCCACAACATTCACTTCTTTTAAAAGAATTGCACACGTCGCCTTAGAGGATTCAGGTGTTAACCCCTTTCTTAAGTACTTCAATGTTAAATCCGCTAGATTAAATGCCTTTTGGGCTTGTGATGATCCGATTTTCTCTTCCTCATTCACAACATTTTTAATAATTAAAATAAATATTCCTACACCTATTCCATTAGCAATAATCATCGGAACACCAATACTTTGGACAAGGGCTAACGCGTGATCAAATGGCCTTGCTACAAGAACAATAATCACCATTTGAATAGCTTCGGCAAGTGCACCAACATAAAAAGCTGTCTGAAGGGAAATGATCCGTTTATGATGATGTTTTTTGTAAAAATACCCAGCAACAACACCAGCGATGATCGTTGAAATACCACAAGCAAAAGCAGTAAATCCCCCCAGTAAATATCGATGCCCCCCAGCAATAATTCCAGCTCCGAGTCCTGCCTTCCAACCACCTAAAAGACCAGCAATCACAATGCCAATGACCCTGGAATTTGCGATCCCTTCTTCTTCAGCAAGGGGAATTGTCCATCTCGTATATGTAACATTTTCAGGACTTACTGTAATTCCTGTATAAGTACCAATAATTCCAAATAAACCAAAAAAAGTTATAAAAGCAATCCATTGTAACTTCGAAACCTTTTTCTGATCAATAACATTTCGAACAAACTTAAAACGAGTCATAATAAAAGCAACTGTAACAATAATTCCCAAACGTTCAAGCATTAATAATAATAGTTCCCACATAATATTTATTTGACTCCATTCACTTTTTATTGGATTAAAGATCTTCTTTATATTGTAACGATAATCCTTTACAATACATATTTTTTTAAACTAAAAGAACTCCTTCACATTAAATGAAGGAGTTCTTTTAGTTGGTTAGTGAATGAAATTCATTCTAGTATATTCATAGTTCAATTATACGTAACGGGCACGTTTTTTATAGGATGTTCCTTCTCGGAAGCTCTTTCTTCCTTTATCAGTCATTCCTAGGTAAAATTCGCGGACTTCTTCATTAGCTAATAGTGATGCGGTTGGTCCTTCTAATGCAATTCGACCGTTCTCCATAATATAACCGTAATCAGCTATCGATAAAGCAACATTCGCATTTTGCTCAACAACAAGAATAGACATACCCTCGTCCTTATTAATTTGTTTAATGTTTTGGAAAATATCTTTTACAAGTAAAGGGGCAATTCCAAGCGACGGCTCATCTAATAAAAGCAGTTTCGGCTTTGCCATAATTCCTCTGCCGATCGCTAACATTTGCTGTTCTCCACCAGATAACAATCCTGCCGCTCTCAGCCTTAACGCCTTTAATTTCGGAAAATAGTGATACACTCTTTCTAAATCACTCTTTATGTTATTTCGGTCTATTCTTGTATATGCACCTGCCATCAGGTTTTCTTCCACAGTAAGATGTTTAAAAACCCTCCGTCCTTCAATACATTGAAAGATACCGCTTTTCACAATTTTGTCAGGGTCAGTACCCTTAATATTTTCTCCTTGAAACTCGATTAAACCATCTGTAACTTGCCCACCTTCTTTTTGTAACAGTCCAGAGATGGCTTTTAATGTTGTTGATTTCCCTGCTCCGTTACTACCTAAAAGGGCAACTATTTTTCCTTCTGGAACTTCAAGAGACATTCCTTTTAATACTAGAATGATTTTTGAATAAACAACTTCAATATTACTAAGACGGAGCATATGTCAACCTCCTAAAGGTTAGAAATATAGAGAGGGCATTATTGACTAAACATCATTCCAAGGTAAAGAAGTAAAACCTTCTTTCCTTGGAACAAAATGCCCTCTTTATCAAGAATTAATAATCGCCAATACCAAAGTAGTCTGTAATCATCATCCATTCGCCATCTTTAAGTTGCCCTAAACGGATTTGGTCAGTACCGGCATGATTATCAGAAGCAAAAGAAACATCTGCCCCTAAACCAGCTAATTGGAAATTGGAAATTGATTCAATCGCAGCTTTAATGTCTGGACCTGTAACATTACCATCTGTTTCAGCAATTGCAATACTTACAGCTTCAGCCATAATGCTTGCCGTCGCCCAGCCTTGAACGAACTTTTGATTTATATCGTCAACAGTTCTACCTTTTGATTCTAAATATTCAAGAATTGGTGCCATTCCTGGTAGATCTTCTGTAGGAAAGGCGTGAGTTACGACTCCAATATAACCATCTAAAACATCAACCCATTGTTGGTTCTCTGCTCCAGATGGTATTAATCCTTCACCAGCCGTCCAGTTTAACCCCATAAATTGTGTACCCCATCCTAATGCTTTTGCATCACGGACAACATTTCTCGTTTGACCCCATGTGTAGTTAATAATTGTATAGTCTGGCTCCTCATTAGTTCTTGACCAAGACTGAAGCGTTACTTGTGGATCTGTGTCACCTAGTTCAATTAAAATATCCGGTGTAATTTCTACTTTACCCGCTAGTTCTGATGCGGCATAGTCTTTAATGTCTTGAATTGGCGACTCACTAAAAGGGTGCCCTTCATGATAAACTAAAGCCACTCTTGGCGTTGAATCACCTTCGTGATTTTCATTAATCCATTCAAGAATTGCTCGACCTTGATCAGAATAACTTGCTGCGAGTAAAAAGTTATAACCACTTTCACTTCCAGTATCCTTTAAGTTTTCAGAATACGAAGCTGATACAAATGGAATTTCGTCATTAATGATTTGTTTTCTTAGAGCTTCTGTATCTGCTGTTCCCCATCCAAGAACCGCAACTACTTCATGACGATCTCTTAGTGCTTGATAAACTTGTTGAGCTCGACTCGTGTCATAGGCATAATCTTCACCAATAAAGTCAATCTCATAGCCATCTATTCCACCTTTAGAGTTAATGTACTCAAAAAATGCTCTCTCACCTTCTGCATATGGGGCTCCTACATCACCAGTAGCACCCGATTCATCAAATAGACCACCTAGTTTTATTACTTTATCGCCTGTCGCTTCTGGTGCATTTGTACCAGCATCACCAGAAGGTTCTGGATCCGAATTCCCCCCACCGCAAGCGGCAAGTAAACCAAGAAACAATACGAGACTTACTAACATGAAACTTACCTTCTTCAAACTAAAGTGCATGAACAAAATGATTCCCCCTTAATTTTTTTATATTTTTATTCAAAATCTCATCTAGAGATTTTGAAAGTCGATAACATAAACTAGAGATTTTAGTATGAAAATGGCCACAGTCGAAAGTAATTTTTAATGTTATTCCAAATATGGACTAACCCTCCTGGTTCAAAGATTAAAAATAAGATAATCACTAATCCAAACACAAATTGACGAAATGATGAGAGAATAGCGTGAGCATCTGGTAAAAATATAGTTAAAAATTCTACCATGTATCCAAGTGCTACTGGTAATAGGGTAATAAAAATCGCCCCTAATATCGCCCCAAATACACTACCGAGCCCACCAACTAAAATCATTGCTAAGTATTGAATAGAAACTTGCATACTATAAAGCTCTACAGTAACAATCATCGTGTAATGAGCTAGAAGCGCCCCAGCAATTCCAACAATGAACGAACTGATTGCAAACGACATCACTTTATAACTAAATAAGTTAATTCCCATAATTTGTGCGGCAACGTCCCGGTCACGTACGGCTAGGAAAGCTCGCCCTGTTCGTGTCCGAAATAAATTAAGGGCATAGATCGTTGTCAAAACGGCAATAACCAAGACTAGATAGTAGTAACTGTTGTGGCTCTGAAACGAGAATTCTCCAACAGTGGGCCGTGACAAAATCATCCCCGATCCACCACCAGTTAAACTTTTCCAGCGACCGATAATCCATAGGATTATTACTTGAGCTGCTAATGTTGCAATAGCTAAATATAAACCTTTCAGCCTAAGTGATGGTATCCCGAACAGACCACCGATAATCGCTGTGATTAGTCCTGCAGTAGGAAGAGAAATCCAAAAGCTCCATCCTAGTGTCGATGTCAAAATGGCTGAAGCATAACCCCCTACAGCTAAGAAGGCACCTACTCCTACTGAAATTTGGCCAGTAAAACCAGTTAATATATTAAGTCCTATAGCTC harbors:
- a CDS encoding carbon starvation CstA family protein; this translates as MITFIGSIALLIIGYFTYGKFIEKTFGVKEARSTPAYSMQDGIDYVPMGTKRNSLIQLLNIAGVGPIFGPIMGALYGPVAFIWIVAGAIFAGAVHDYLTGMISIRNRGAHLPELAGKFLGKIMKHVVNGFAVLLLLLVGTVFVTAPAGLLNNFFAGDFFILILFIIFVYYMIATILPIDKIIGRIYPYFGALLVISAVGIGFSLIIKGAPIPELTFTNLHPDNIPIFPLLFLTISCGALSGFHATQSPIISRTTQNEKQGRKIFYGMMITEAVIAMIWAAAGMSLFFGTDLSALIAASGPAAAVSEISITLLGAVGGTLAVLGVIVLPITSGDTAFRSARMIIADYFSVGQRKIMNRLWIALPLFVISFSLTKMDFTILWRYFSWANQSTAMIALWVGAMYLILSGKNHWIASIPATFMTMVTFTYILNAQIGFGLPMNIAYIGSTIGTVIVIVLFVIGAKSRLNTGFEVDTEVDKVA
- a CDS encoding LytTR family DNA-binding domain-containing protein; this translates as MKKISVILIEDEPYSRAELRHLLSSEERIEIVAEADSGEKGLEMIIAHEPDVIFVDINMPQMTGIELIQIIQKMRKRPLVVFATAYPDYAAKAFRLNAIDYLLKPFDEDQLKETLERIYSALTNNDLSKEDGYMKFGKLGVEEDGKIVYILPTDIHYLYREDRETIIRAKNGKYICKLPLKELEQKLKDFPFFRTHKSYLVNLNAIVELIPWFNGAFVLKIDGVKEKVPVSRNYVKALRKKLEL
- a CDS encoding LytS/YhcK type 5TM receptor domain-containing protein; this translates as MWELLLLMLERLGIIVTVAFIMTRFKFVRNVIDQKKVSKLQWIAFITFFGLFGIIGTYTGITVSPENVTYTRWTIPLAEEEGIANSRVIGIVIAGLLGGWKAGLGAGIIAGGHRYLLGGFTAFACGISTIIAGVVAGYFYKKHHHKRIISLQTAFYVGALAEAIQMVIIVLVARPFDHALALVQSIGVPMIIANGIGVGIFILIIKNVVNEEEKIGSSQAQKAFNLADLTLKYLRKGLTPESSKATCAILLKEVNVVAVSITNRKEILAYEGLATEQHVISKEIKTNATKQVLNTGELLITKNEELQKTGYDKRIKAAIIAPLKRDEETIGTLKFYFQSEKELSPMVIELIKGLSSLLSHQLELAEVDRHQQLAQQSEIKALQAQVNPHFLFNAINTIVSLTRIDPNKARRLLLSLSNYFRQNLYGVNRLWNTLEIELNHVKSYLEIEQARFANKLSVRYDVCPEALMIKVPTLTLQPLVENAVKHGIMSLNENGEITILIKKDDRGMIVSIEDNGVGIGEEKFRLLKQNQIESDTGTGIGIYNVNRRLQMLVGEEAELTIKTREGKGTTISFFIPTKAEGAIEEHEKN
- a CDS encoding ABC transporter ATP-binding protein; amino-acid sequence: MLRLSNIEVVYSKIILVLKGMSLEVPEGKIVALLGSNGAGKSTTLKAISGLLQKEGGQVTDGLIEFQGENIKGTDPDKIVKSGIFQCIEGRRVFKHLTVEENLMAGAYTRIDRNNIKSDLERVYHYFPKLKALRLRAAGLLSGGEQQMLAIGRGIMAKPKLLLLDEPSLGIAPLLVKDIFQNIKQINKDEGMSILVVEQNANVALSIADYGYIMENGRIALEGPTASLLANEEVREFYLGMTDKGRKSFREGTSYKKRARYV
- a CDS encoding ABC transporter substrate-binding protein, encoding MLVSLVLFLGLLAACGGGNSDPEPSGDAGTNAPEATGDKVIKLGGLFDESGATGDVGAPYAEGERAFFEYINSKGGIDGYEIDFIGEDYAYDTSRAQQVYQALRDRHEVVAVLGWGTADTEALRKQIINDEIPFVSASYSENLKDTGSESGYNFLLAASYSDQGRAILEWINENHEGDSTPRVALVYHEGHPFSESPIQDIKDYAASELAGKVEITPDILIELGDTDPQVTLQSWSRTNEEPDYTIINYTWGQTRNVVRDAKALGWGTQFMGLNWTAGEGLIPSGAENQQWVDVLDGYIGVVTHAFPTEDLPGMAPILEYLESKGRTVDDINQKFVQGWATASIMAEAVSIAIAETDGNVTGPDIKAAIESISNFQLAGLGADVSFASDNHAGTDQIRLGQLKDGEWMMITDYFGIGDY
- a CDS encoding branched-chain amino acid ABC transporter permease; translated protein: MKNPFVMECGNYKTSYRKDMELFRNPRVKIRMLVIVILLFLFPLFASNYVIGLATLAAIAVIGAIGLNILTGFTGQISVGVGAFLAVGGYASAILTSTLGWSFWISLPTAGLITAIIGGLFGIPSLRLKGLYLAIATLAAQVIILWIIGRWKSLTGGGSGMILSRPTVGEFSFQSHNSYYYLVLVIAVLTTIYALNLFRTRTGRAFLAVRDRDVAAQIMGINLFSYKVMSFAISSFIVGIAGALLAHYTMIVTVELYSMQVSIQYLAMILVGGLGSVFGAILGAIFITLLPVALGYMVEFLTIFLPDAHAILSSFRQFVFGLVIILFLIFEPGGLVHIWNNIKNYFRLWPFSY